The window CAAGTTAGGTGAACTATTTCTACGACAATAACACTAGTGCTCGTCTGTATAGTCATAAATTGCGAACTGCTGTTGGACAACTAGTGGAAACCAGAAAAGATCGGATAGTTGTTTCGTTCTAATGTGAACCCAGGGCACTCACGGTTGGAGACCTGAGCCCAACCCCTCGATCATTGAGTTGGCAGAGAGTGGCTATGATTCCTAACTTCACTAAACAATATCAGGCATGAAACAAGCATCGTTAATTGGAATGGATTATAGTTGCGCAATATCACAAACCAACCGTAGTTGAGGATGCGAACTACTGAGTCTCAACCCAGTGACATGGGAGTTAAGCTCTCGGCTAGAGGCCTGAAGTTTAATCCCCTGTTGTGTTGTATGTGTGCACTGTGAAAGTTTTGTATTAGGTCTCAACAGCTATCCCGTGCATTTCTAATTCTTAGTggttgcatatatatatatataatatataaactTAGTAGAGCTACTAAATAAAGCTACCAAAAAAACTCTTCCCGACTACAATACTTTAGGTTGCCAATGAATGATCTAAGTGTCAAGATCTACCTATTTAGTATAATATTAGAGGAGAGTAAAAACCCAGGGCTTGATGTTACTCACCAACTACTTTTTCCCAAGCACATTCAAGGATAATGCAAATGAGTCTCTTAGGTTTTAAACGTGAGGTGCTTACTTCAAAGCAAACCTTACAAAAAATGAAATGGTTAGGAGTGTGGCAAATACAATGTAGATCTGCACAGAGGACAATTTCGCCATGAACAGTTAGAGCTTACCCATACTAATCATGGCACAAACGTGAGTTCTGGGAGCTTATAACGAGTTGAACCGACATAGTAGCAACCTGAACTAAATATCATAGCCGGTTGAGGCAAGTCACCAGATACCTTTAACGTTTTACGATTTTTGTGAAATCATATCGCGAATCGACCAGACACGCTGACGTCACATACTTAGTCACCACACCTTGAGGCTGCAAGCTAGGTCGGGTGAAAAGAGGTGAGACACAAAATGAAGCCCGTTAAAGGCCTATATGCTCAGTTCCCATTCGCGGACAAATGGTGCCGATTCACTACACACGCCATCATCATTACTACATCGTAGCAAACAAGCTAGCATGTAATAGAACAAATACCACGTTCAACAAGAATCCGACTAGAGCTTCCCTGTTATACCCAGCAGATAGTGCAACATTCTACGCATAAAATGCATCCCACACAAAACCCATTGAAACAGATGACAAAAACTGTTTATTAATGTTAACTAAAATATGATATCAATACAAAAACCTCAGTGCACAGACGAGAAGTAGGAGAGAGAAGCAACAGGATCGGGTACTATTGTTGCTGAATTTGGTTTCCAGTTCGCTGGACAAACTTCGCCATGTTTCTCAAAGAAAATAAAAGCATCCAAAAGACGAATCGCCTCATCAACTGATCTCCCTACAGGGCGATCGTTAACAGTAATTTGACGTAAAATCCCGTTGCGGTCAATGAGGAACATACCTctagaaacaaacaaataaatacggAGTCAGTTTACGGGCACAGACTCAGGATATGGCTCGTCTTTATGCAAGTACCGCCTGGGTGACATTTGCAATATGATAAATATAGCAGAGATGTGTTCATGAATTAACAAAACGAACCTGAATGCATGACCTTCCTGTTCGTCAAGAACCTCGTACGCTCGTGATATCTTTAGGTTTTTATCGGACAGCAAAGGTATATTCATTTGCCCCAAACCACCAGCTTTGCGATCCAATTTCGTCCATGCTAAATGAGCATAGACTGAATCAGTTGAGCATGCGATTACTTGACATTCTCTAGATTGGAACTCAGCAGCTCTTTCACTAAATGCAATTAATTCCGTTGGACAAACAAAAGTGCTGAAAGGAAAACATGGGTGTTAATTTAATTACGTGAAGTATTGTAAAATTGTTGAGAAATGAATTGTACATTTGACTTACAAGTCAAGTGGATAAAATACCAGTAACACATATTTTCCTTGAAATTGACTCAAACTAATTGGACGCAATTCCGTGCCAACAACGGCAGTGCCTTCAAAATTAGGAGCAGGCTGATTTGGTAAtaacatattttttaaattaaaatatccCAAACGTACGGAGATCTAAGTAAATTATGACGATCACATCAATGCGTCCTCTGTATTTAAACACTTCATTCGTAAGGGGGAAAACCATGGAAAGCGTGGCTAGCCATACAGACATGTCTAACTCTCGATACAAGCTATTGGTTCAATTCAAATCAACCAATCAACATTCTGACCGTAACCAAATAACCTTGAGTAGCCTAACgtgattgattgactgaattTTCTATCTCAATCGATTAAACCTTATGTTTTGTCCAGTGGTGTTTCTATCGCCTCAAGCACAGTGACCTTCATAATCTTACCTTAACATATTGAGAGCGTTTTTGGGTTATCTAATATGTATTGTTTGGTAACTTTGCTGTCAAAATTACGCTTCGTCCATTACGAAACATTAATTTGCAATGAAAAGTACTTGATCAGTCGGCATAGTTAATGGTTATATTAAGAAAACTAGTTTCTCACAAATAATCTTCTTCGTTGTTGAAATGTTAGATCTAACCTTTTTTTACTACGATTACAAGTAGATTCAATATTATTTAcagcttacttacttaagcctgttactcccaatggaacataaGCCGCCAACCAGCgctctccaactcactctgtcctgggccttcctttctattcctatccaattgttgttcattcttctcatgtctgtctccatttcttggcgaTTATTTACAGCAGTTACCtcaaattattgatttctaACAAAGCAAAATAGGATTAGTGGAATAAAGTGAGATTATTTCATTACAGGTCTTCCCTTTACTTATTAGCACCTTAAAATGTACACACAGATGGTAATCATGATAAAGTTCCATAAACTAGAAATAATACGTGGATTAGGCGTCATACATGACTTTTAGTCACAAAACACCCGTCCTTTTACACGGTCAGTATCACGTGTTACAAACAAAGAATCCCACCGATTATTGAGCAAATTAAATTCAGAAACAATCTATCCATTGTGTGGTTATGAAAATACGGTTCTGAAGAATTACGAACTACAAAATATAGTTGCCGACTATTCCTGTGTTTCCAATGGTTCTTTTCCATCTGACAAAGTTTGTGATGGAAACCATCATCATACTTAAaaaatttattctctgaagaagtgacttacactaagtcacgaaacgtcagaaaatccaattttctactcattgggatgttacaaatatattatttctatttatgaCACCTTCCTTCAAGCACCTTCATTTATCAGTTATATGACATACCCTTGTGGTCCTGGGTAATTTTATATTgcttttcaggagaaccagacaccgtccagactttcacgtgacaacccggACAGTACATCTCAATCTCGTTTAACAGGAAGGCTAGACGTCGCCCAGGCTTAAAATTTGTAGCCCAAATAGTATTGCTCAATCCTGTTtccaggagaaccagacaccaccCCAGGCTTAAACTTTACAACCCGAGCAGTACGGCCCATtcccgcttcacaggagaaccagacactatATAGGCTTTagcgctacaatctgaatagtacagctcaatcctgtggcgcaaccacaccgTTACCAATCACCCTGGTGGACCACTGCAAGCACCATAGTATATTAAGATTTGATATTCGGAGCCAGTCTCTCGTAAATTGAGGCACCCACCCCTGTTCATTATCAAAAACTAGAGTTACTAAAATCAAACAAGTATTTGAAGTAATAAGCTCCCTTTCTAAATTTTACTGGAACAATGACAGGACGGAATTGATGCATTTACATcaaacatttcgaacaatccagtcacacatatacttgtcgaggcattttatatgaaaattaagaaAGGTCAAATAAAGTTCAAGTAGACAAaatgataattgtaaataaagAATGAAAATTAACACTGTATGTAAAGAATAAGAAATGGTCTCATTACCCTAGGTTACAAAATGACTTGAGGATTACGAGGGcgaattcaaggttacgacgaATTATTTGTGTACGTATAATGAGTGTTTGAATTTACGAATAGACAAGGCTTCTACAAACCTAAGAATTCATCGTTGACAAATTTTATACGTTTTAATAGGTGTACTGATGTCAATTCTATGTCCCATTTCAGTTATGTACTTTACTATCGATGAACATGGTTTTCTACTCCCCATGTTTATCGGAGCATTTGACACTAAATGGTTTTAAAGCCATCTAAACGTATATTccataattatcagta of the Schistosoma haematobium chromosome 4, whole genome shotgun sequence genome contains:
- the PRDX1_2 gene encoding Peroxiredoxin-1, variant 4 (EggNog:ENOG410V5GS~COG:O) is translated as MLLPNQPAPNFEGTAVVGTELRPISLSQFQGKYVLLVFYPLDFTFVCPTELIAFSERAAEFQSRECQVIACSTDSVYAHLAWTKLDRKAGGLGQMNIPLLSDKNLKISRAYEVLDEQEGHAFRGMFLIDRNGILRQITVNDRPVGRSVDEAIRLLDAFIFFEKHGEVCPANWKPNSATIVPDPVASLSYFSSVH
- the PRDX1_2 gene encoding Peroxiredoxin-1, variant 2 (EggNog:ENOG410V5GS~COG:O) → MSTWTKLDRKAGGLGQMNIPLLSDKNLKISRAYEVLDEQEGHAFRGMFLIDRNGILRQITVNDRPVGRSVDEAIRLLDAFIFFEKHGEVCPANWKPNSATIVPDPVASLSYFSSVH
- the PRDX1_2 gene encoding Peroxiredoxin-1, variant 3 (EggNog:ENOG410V5GS~COG:O); this encodes MNIPLLSDKNLKISRAYEVLDEQEGHAFRGMFLIDRNGILRQITVNDRPVGRSVDEAIRLLDAFIFFEKHGEVCPANWKPNSATIVPDPVASLSYFSSVH
- the PRDX1_2 gene encoding Peroxiredoxin-1 (EggNog:ENOG410V5GS~COG:O), translating into MLLPNQPAPNFEGTAVVGTELRPISLSQFQGKYVLLVFYPLDFTFVCPTELIAFSERAAEFQSRECQVIACSTDSVYAHLAWTKLDRKAGGLGQMNIPLLSDKNLKISRAYEVLDEQEGHAFRFVLLIHEHISAIFIILQMSPRRYLHKDEPYPEGMFLIDRNGILRQITVNDRPVGRSVDEAIRLLDAFIFFEKHGEVCPANWKPNSATIVPDPVASLSYFSSVH